GCCGGGGGCGGTGACCCGCGATCTGATGGGACGCTGGTCGACTCTTGTCCAGCGCGAGGCGGAAGAGCTCCTCTAGGAGCCCCGATTCCCCGGGCAAAGGGGCAATCAGGAGGAGGTCTCGGCCCACTTCCCCTGGCCCTCGAAGACCCGCAGCACGAAGGGGAAGCCCATCCTCTCCTTGAGCTCGCGGGCGAGCAGCTCGCAGATGTTCTCGACCGAGGGGTACTCCAGGAAGTCGTTCCAATGGCGGTGATCGTAGCGCTGGAGCACGGACCTTATGTGGGCCTTAAGGTCGGCAAAGTCCACGAGCATCCCCCCGCTCTTCTCGCCCTCGATGACCACCTCCACCTTGTAGGTGTGGCCGTGAAGCTGGCCGCACTTGGGGTGGCCGGGCAGAAAGTGGGCGCAGTCCATGTGCTCGGTCACGCCCAGCCGCATCAGGTGAGCGTACTGCTTAAGGGCAGGCGACTCAAACCTGGCTGC
Above is a window of Vicinamibacteria bacterium DNA encoding:
- a CDS encoding 6-carboxytetrahydropterin synthase, which codes for MRLGVTEHMDCAHFLPGHPKCGQLHGHTYKVEVVIEGEKSGGMLVDFADLKAHIRSVLQRYDHRHWNDFLEYPSVENICELLARELKERMGFPFVLRVFEGQGKWAETSS